The Ziziphus jujuba cultivar Dongzao chromosome 7, ASM3175591v1 genome includes a region encoding these proteins:
- the LOC125423772 gene encoding uncharacterized protein LOC125423772, with amino-acid sequence MAICKWVGYPELFITLTCNPKWREVVHFVESRGLKPEDQPDILCRIFKVKLDQLINDLRQNKISGKVKDKYPIGEDIDNIISIEIHNEANDPEYYDAVKNLMIHGPCGHDRVTATFYGNANDGNVHGHMDEINMYYDCKYISPCEAACRIFGFDIHYRDPPVERLNFHLPNEQNIVF; translated from the exons TACATGTAATCCAAAATGGCGAGAGGTTGTTCATTTTGTAGAAAGTAGAGGTTTAAAACCTGAAGACCAGCCAGATATACTTTGTAGAATATTCAAAGTCAAGCTAGATCAGTTGATAAATGATCTCAGACAAAACAAGATATCTGGAAAAGTCAAA GACAAATATCCAATAGGTGAAGATATTGACAATATCATTTCAATTGAAATTCATAATGAAGCAAATGATCCAGAATACTATGATGCAGTTAAAAATTTGATGATCCATGGACCATGCG GACATGATCGTGTCACTGCAACTTTTTATGGAAATGCTAATGATGGTAATGTGCATGGTCACATGGATGAAATAAATATGTACTATGATTGCAAGTATATTTCACCATGTGAGGCGGCTTGTAggatttttggttttgatattcaTTATAGAGACCCTCCAGTCGAGAGATTGAATTTCCATCTtcccaatgagcaaaacatagTATTTTAA